In Populus nigra chromosome 10, ddPopNigr1.1, whole genome shotgun sequence, the following proteins share a genomic window:
- the LOC133705964 gene encoding proteasome subunit beta type-2-A-like, with translation MECVFGLVGNDFVIVVADTSAVNSILVHKTNEDKIMKLDSHKLIAASGESGDRVQFTEYIQKNVALYHFRNGIPLTTAAAANFTRGELATALRKNPYMVNILLAGFDRETGPSLFYIDYIATLHKVDKGAFGYGSFFCLSMMDRHYHSGMSVEEAVELVDKCIMEIRSRLVVAPPNFVIKIVDRDGAREYAWRESVKDTPTAQSEGLAV, from the exons atggagtgCGTATTCGGACTTGTAGGTAATGATTTCGTAATCGTAGTAGCAGACACATCTGCCGTTAACAGCATCTTGGTCCATAAAACCAACGAAGACAAGATTATGAAACTCGACTCTCACAAGCTCATCGCTGCTAGCGGTGAGTCCGGTGACCG AGTTCAATTCACGGAGTATATTCAGAAGAACGTGGCTTTGTATCATTTCCGTAATGGGATTCCCTTGACCACCGCAGCTGCTGCTAATTTTACTCGTGGAGAGCTCGCTACTGCTTTGAGAAAG AACCCTTACATGGTAAACATCCTACTGGCTGGCTTTGACAGAGAGACAGGCCCCTCTCTATTCTACATCGACTATATTGCTACCCTTCACAAGGTTGACAAGGGAGCATTTGGTTACGGGTCCTTTTTTTGTCTCTCCATGATGGACAGACACTACCACAGTGGCATGTCAGTGGAAGAGGCAGTTGAATTGGTTGATAAATGCATAATGGAGATTCGATCCAGGTTGGTTGTGGCGCCACCGAACTTTGTGATCAAGATTGTTGACAGGGATGGAGCAAGAGAGTATGCCTGGCGTGAATCTGTCAAGGATACCCCAACAGCCCAGTCCGAGGGTTTGGCAGTTTAA
- the LOC133705377 gene encoding probable RNA helicase SDE3, with protein sequence MGTIDDKWGDECSVIGDKGEIEYIDYQNDKSVCSYDPSEEGPIVISAPFPFEEGKPRSVFVGETAIDSITINNTTAEAVDLWTKIYASTPEDSFKLSLMKPPSANDVKCQEGFMDFSVMEDRMLQPGESLTIWLSCKPKELGLYTTVVHFDVGNDRVERVAFLLADDNISQSLASKKPFSRGQRKKKFSTDTFVSAGSRPARAPGRAYKNRLPRYDIPNDIRALIERKQIPDVIMGGLTIDNYASYFKTLLIMEEIQLEEDMRSHDMECVTMRRKGNYLSLVVPGLAERRPSLVQGDDIFVKLADADDTTTPYQGYIYRVEADEVYLKFDQEFHLCHNDGHLYNVHFKYNRVSMRRLYQAIDAAKDLETEMLFPSEASGSRLIETSTLVPISCSLNEEQICSVEMILGCKGGPPYVIYGPPGTGKTMTIIEAILQLYQNRKHARILVCAPSNSAADHLLEKLLSEEAVHIQEKEIFRLNATSRPFDDIKPDLIRFCLFDEHIFTCPPLGALTRYRIIISTYMSASLLNAEGVKRGQFSHIFLDEAGQASEPESMISVSNFCNRDTVVVLAGDPMQLGPVIFSKDAESYGLGKSYLERLFECESYDSGDENYVTKLIRNYRCHPEILHLPSTLFYEGELIACKESNDDSTSLMTLTNLLPGKNFPVLFFGIQGCDEREANNPSWFNRIEASKVVEIVKKLATRGNLSDSDIGVITPYRQQVLKLKKALENIDMSDIKVGSVEQFQGQERKVIIVSTVRSTIKHNDFDRVHCLGFLSNPRRFNVAITRAISLLIITGNPHIISKDQYWNKLLWHCVDHDSYQGCALPEKRLECVDNYPTYEDRVNYDGGPVTNEADWCDGWQPSSSGEVGWDHPGSSQAEIPEPVTDEAEWSDGWQ encoded by the exons ATGGGCACAATTGATGATAAGTGGGGTGACGAGTGCTCTGTCATTGGAGACAAGGGTGAAATTGAGTATATCGATTATCAAAATGACAAATCTGTGTGTAGTTATGATCCCAGTGAAGAGGGTCCTATTGTCATTTCTGCCCCATTTCCTTTTGAAGAGGGGAAGCCCCGATCAGTGTTTGTTGGGGAAACTGCTATTGATTCAATTACTATTAATAACACCACCGCTGAAGCTGTTGATTTATGGACCAAAATTTATGCCTCAACTCCTGAGGATTCTTTTAAGCTTTCATTGATGAAACCTCCATCAGCTAATGATGTTAAGTGCCAAGAAGGCTTCATGGATTTTTCAGTAATGGAGGATCGAATGCTTCAGCCTGGCGAGTCGTTAACCATTTGGTTATCCTGCAAACCAAAGGAACTTGGCTTGTACACTACTGTGGTGCATTTTGATGTTGGCAATGATAGGGTAGAACGAGTGGCCTTTTTGTTGGCTGATGATAATATATCTCAGTCTTTGGCTTCCAAAAAGCCTTTCTCAAGAGGccaaaggaagaaaaaattctCCACAGATACCTTTGTTTCTGCGGGATCACGTCCAGCAAGGGCACCAGGTCGAGCGTACAAAAACAGGCTTCCTCGTTATGATATTCCTAACGATATTAGAGCATTGATTGAGAGAAAGCAGATCCCTGATGTTATCATGGGAGGTCTAACGATAGACAATTATGCTTCCTACTTCAAAACACTGTTGATCATGGAAGAAATACAACTTGAG GAAGACATGAGGAGTCATGACATGGAGTGTGTTACGATGAGGAGGAAGGGGAATTATCTCTCCCTTGTGGTCCCAGGGCTTGCGGAACGGAGGCCCTCCCTTGTTCAGGGGGATGATATTTTTGTAAAGCTTGCAGATGCAGATGACACAACAACTCCATATCAG GGCTATATTTACCGGGTCGAGGCTGATGAAGTGTACTTGAAATTTGACCAAGAATTTCACTTGTGCCATAATGATGGACATCTTTACAATGTGCACTTCAAATATAATCGAGTCAGTATGAGAAGACTGTATCAGGCCATTGATGCTGCAAAGGATTTAGAGACAGAGATGCTATTTCCATCAGAGGCCTCTGGAAGTAGGCTCATTGAAACTTCTACTCTGGTGCCTATATCTTGTAGTCTTAATGAGGAGCAGATCTGTTCAGTGGAGATGATCCTTGGCTGCAAAGGAGGCCCACCTTACGTGATTTATGGGCCTCCAGGTACAGGCAAAACCATGACAATTATAGAAGCAATTCTCCAGCTTTATCAAAACAGAAAGCATGCTCGGATTCTTGTCTGTGCACCTTCAAATAGCGCAGCAGATCACCTGTTAGAGAAGCTTCTCAGTGAGGAGGCTGTTCACATtcaagagaaagaaatattcaGGCTCAATGCAACATCCCGTCCATTCGACGACATCAAGCCCGATCTTATtcgtttttgtttatttgatgaGCATATCTTCACCTGTCCTCCACTCGGTGCTCTTACTCGTTATAGAATCATCATATCAACTTATATGAGTGCCTCTCTTCTCAATGCTGAGGGTGTCAAGCGAGGACAGTTCTCTCATATTTTCTTGGATGAGGCTGGCCAGGCTTCAGAACCTGAAAGCATGATTTCTGTATCGAACTTCTGCAACAGGGATACAGTTGTTGTTCTTGCTGGAGACCCCATGCAATTGGGCCCAGTAATATTCTCCAAAGACGCAGAGAGTTATGGACTGGGGAAATCGTACTTGGAGAGGCTCTTTGAGTGTGAATCTTATGACAGTGGAGATGAAAATTATGTGACAAAACTGATAAGAAACTACAGATGTCACCCAGAGATTCTGCATCTTCCTTCAACTTTGTTCTATGAGGGAGAATTGATAGCCTGCAAAGAGTCCAATGATGATTCAACTTCCTTGATGACTTTGACAAACCTTCTTCCAGGAAAGAACTTTCCTGTTCTCTTCTTTGGCATCCAGGGCTGTGATGAGAGGGAGGCAAATAACCCATCGTGGTTTAATCGAATCGAAGCAAGCAAGGTAGTGGAGATTGTAAAGAAACTGGCTACTAGGGGTAACCTGAGCGACAGTGACATTGGGGTCATCACACCTTATAGGCAGCAAGTACTCAAACTAAAGAAGGCACTGGAAAACATAGACATGTCTGACATTAAAGTTGGGAGTGTAGAACAATTTCAAGGACAAGAAAGGAAGGTTATCATTGTATCTACTGTCCGATCAACAATCAAACACAATGATTTTGACAGGGTCCACTGTTTGGGATTCTTAAGCAACCCGAGAAGGTTTAATGTAGCCATTACTCGTGCTATATCTCTGCTTATTATTACCGGGAACCCACACATTATTAGTAAG GACCAATACTGGAATAAACTTCTATGGCACTGTGTAGATCATGACTCCTATCAGGGTTGTGCTCTCCCAGAAAAAAGACTGGAGTGTGTTGACAACTATCCAACATATGAGGATCGTGTCAACTATGATGGAGGGCCTGTGACAAATGAAGCTGATTGGTGTGATGGTTGGCAACCTTCATCCTCTGGAGAAGTAGGATGGGATCATCCAGGGTCATCTCAAGCAGAAATTCCAGAACCCGTGACAGATGAAGCTGAATGGTCTGATGGTTGGCAGTAA
- the LOC133705378 gene encoding non-specific lipid transfer protein GPI-anchored 25-like, translated as MSWWPSLPVSAPPDRVTDTATSQCCDTLSKAFNSGDGNCFCYLIMQPLIFGFPLNESRVIALPSVCSLSSLVSLDLLCSGSPALPPFTAQQLQILQVLMIFH; from the exons ATGAGTTGGTGGCCTTCTCTCCCTGTCTCGGCACCGCCAGACAGAGTCACAGACACTGCAACATCTCAGTGCTGCGATACCTTGTCTAAGGCATTCAATTCCGGTGATGGCAACTGTTTCTGTTACCTAATCATGCAGCCTCTAATCTTCGGATTCCCATTGAACGAATCCAGAGTGATTGCTTTACCTTCTGTTTGCTCTCTATCAAGTCTTGTATCTTTAGATTTGCTCTGCTCAG GTTCACCAGCACTGCCCCCCTTCACGGCACAACAACTCCAGA TTTTGCAGGTCCTGATGATCTTTCATTAG
- the LOC133704379 gene encoding non-specific lipid transfer protein GPI-anchored 20-like, whose protein sequence is MERFVPFPRTVPFLAVALAVFVFPVYGQINAACTASVLATFAPCMTFLTSSAANGSSPTAGCCGSLKNLTSDGMDCFCLVVTGSVPFGVPINRTLAISLPRACNMPGVPVQCKATGAPIPAPASVVPEPTPSALPPASGTTPLLTPPSSTGDSGAPASTTGSHPVLTPPSASVPSDSLSPSLLLFALGFVLFKYLY, encoded by the exons ATGGAGCGTTTTGTGCCTTTTCCGCGTACGGTTCCCTTTCTGGCTGTTGCTCTGGCAGTCTTTGTTTTTCCTGTTTATGGCCAGATCAATGCTGCGTGCACGGCTTCGGTGCTTGCTACCTTCGCCCCATGTATGACTTTTCTTACAAGTAGTGCCGCCAATGGTTCTTCACCAACTGCCGGCTGTTGCGGTTCACTTAAGAACCTGACAAGTGATGGGATGGACTGTTTTTGTCTTGTTGTAACTGGAAGCGTTCCCTTCGGCGTACCAATCAATAGAACTTTAGCCATCTCTCTGCCTCGTGCCTGTAACATGCCTGGCGTCCCAGTCCAATGCAAAG CCACCGGTGCACCAATTCCTGCTCCAG CTTCTGTTGTTCCTGAACCAACTCCATCCGCTCTACCACCAGCATCTGGCACGACACCTCTCCTGACTCCACCGTCTTCGACGGGAGATTCTGGGGCACCGGCATCAACTACTGGGAGTCACCCAGTTCTAACTCCACCATCAGCATCAGTGCCCTCCGACAGCCTTTCACCATCTCTTCTACTATTTGCATTAGGATTTGTACTTTTCAAGTACTTGTACTAG
- the LOC133705678 gene encoding non-specific lipid transfer protein GPI-anchored 5-like: protein MARTAMSMDLAMVLVTMLCARAMAQSDCTSVLISMSPCLNYITGNSSTPSSQCCTQLASVVRSSPQCLCQVLNGGGSSLGINVNQTQAIALPGACNVQTPPISSCNGASPAASPAGTSEAPSSPSGTGSKTVPSTQTAGTSGASSIEFSIPLLLLLLFAASYGSAFTKVF from the exons ATGGCCCGCACAGCGATGTCAATGGATTTGGCCATGGTCCTAGTGACCATGCTTTGTGCACGAGCCATGGCTCAATCAGATTGCACAAGTGTTCTAATCAGCATGTCACCGTGCCTAAATTACATTACAGGGAACTCCTCAACTCCATCCTCACAATGCTGCACTCAGCTAGCTAGTGTTGTTCGCTCATCACCCCAGTGCTTGTGCCAAGTTCTTAACGGCGGCGGCTCATCACTAGGGATCAATGTCAACCAAACTCAGGCTATAGCCTTACCTGGTGCTTGCAACGTGCAGACTCCACCTATTAGCAGCTGCAATG GTGCCTCTCCAGCTGCCTCACCTGCAGGAACATCAGAAGCTCCAAGCTCCCCTTCAG GAACTGGATCCAAAACTGTACCATCAACACAAACAGCTGGAACATCAGGTGCAAGCTCCATCGAATTCTCAATCCCTTTACTGCTCCTCCTTCTCTTTGCTGCTTCATATGGTTCAGCCTTCACAAAGGTTTTCTGA